Below is a window of Nicotiana tabacum cultivar K326 chromosome 19, ASM71507v2, whole genome shotgun sequence DNA.
atttaagggctatcagtgaggtaagtttcttgagtcctaatactcgtatatatggtgatttcctattgtttaatcatgtaattagtgaaaatgaggggttagggcttggaattattagagagtaatttaaggatttgaaggaccaaacgatgtcggattttgatgaatttggtatggttagactcgtgagtgaatgagctttctagttttgtaaattctgtcagatttcgagacgtgggttcgagggccgggtttgagccaattttagatttttggtctaaattggtagtttttcttgtggaattcattccattagcatatattgatggtattgtactgattgtgaatagatttggactatttggaggccgagtctagaggcaagagcattgcggggtagagatttgaccggtttgagataagtaacgattgtaaatctagtcctgagagtatgaaaccccggattttgtatcatttattattttgaggtgacacacatgctagatgacgggcatgTAGGCATTTACCATTttagattgtgacttggtctgtcccgtagcaaatgtaaagttgcatattttgttgaaactatatgatacttatgagtTTTAGAAATGAGTTTCTATAATTTGGGTTGGAtgtcatgtttgggccttgtgccaatgctgcttggacccttaggggccttttcttactatcctatCGTTGTTTTCGATTtcaaaatttatactcagtcacggttatacctgtttactgcataactcagttttcttactctattttgatgcatataatatttattttgggCTCagtaccctgtttttactgaaatgcccgagtggcttgagaggtttatgactaagtgaggccgagggcatgattttgtgaggatatttatgggatcgggctgcacgccgcaacatgtttgatataggccgagggcctgagtgatttatgtcatgattggcttgatatagcgcttgggctgaagaagcccctccggagtgtgtacacacccccagtgagcgcatgtacctactgagtgcgagtgccgagtgctgagtgactgagaggcaagagtgattgtgaggtatgcccgagtggcaagagtgattgtgaggtatgctcgagtggcacgagtgaccgcgaggtttgcccgaggggctgtatatgagtgattgtgaggtgtgtccgaggggctgttgtcataatttcattatttttgctcacctttgcatttaaCCTCTGtttgaaactgttgaaaaatatctttaaataatttttgctGGAACTGGGtcttaaacgagatgatttgattcaaacactaatttttaaagcatgttgtattttaccgagatttcatgatatgaactttttatgcttattgctcgtcactactgctcagtctttatttattgttgttacttactaagttggcgtactcatgttactccctgcaccttgtgtgcagattcaggtgtagttggacatggtagcggttgttgattattctagttgcagattttctcggggatagtaaggtagctgcttggcgattgcagcccctgctcttctccctattatcttcctttagttgtatttagctatttttcagactatgttagtcttgatattgtcagacaaatggtagtagatgctcatgactagtgacaccccgatgtcggacttttcttttccacatttttattttgatttgaactcttttacgaaggtttttatgttaaatagccttgagacctttgaaatgaaaaaatcggtttgttttggaaatgagtcggcttgtctagttccacaataggcgccatcacgacaggggttagtttgggtcgtgacaaaagccGGCATTCACTTCAAGTACAATTCTATTCATAACAAATTACCTTTTTTCCAACTTCACTCTTTAGTGATCTAATTAGTGTTAATTAAATATGATGTTGGTGgaaatttttttaattaagaTATTTAAGAGATGGATAAAGAGTAAATTAAACAaatattcttattttgttttactacACAAATTTCTTCATAATTAAAGGTACTGATATCTTTCTAAAGAATAATGTTGAAATATTTTCGTATTCAGCCATTTTCACTCTTATGAGCATCTCAGGGACTCGACCTATTCAGATTTGCCGAAAAGTTtcactttgaaaataaaatactaccaaaaataatttcattcccaAAGTTCGAACCACAGCATGCTCATATGTCTCGTAcacatttttggcgttttagttTATGAcatcttttctttttgcatttttgtcATAACTCTTGATTATATGGGAAATAGAAAGATATTACCCTTCTTGCCAATAAGTACATAAGAAAATTAGGAAATAAATGTTGGGATGATACCAATTTATATACTTCATCATATAGAGTTCAACCAAATTTATCTGATGAAATGAGGCAGTAGTACTGTTAGAAAACGATATCATGGTATattctttctttcctttcttttctacaTTCGGTGTATGTGTTTACTATGATTTTAAAGTATACGAACAAGAGTAATATGAAAAAATTTGTAAGAAGTAatttagttttttaattaattaatttgagAAATAAAATCAAGCGAACATAATTTCTCGtaacggcaaagggccaaatatacccctctactttcgaaaatggtttaaaaatacCCATCGTTATACTATTGAGTTATCTATACCCCTgaagtcatactttgggttcaaatatatccCTCATTTAaatggagggacacgtgtcatcgtcctgttggtcagttccaaatatctcctaattaattaaaaagaccatttacccatacccgaaaaataaattttttaagcaatttttttttgtaaaaactgaaaaaactgaaattattttaactaaaaactgaaaaaaacgaaattattctttttttttttcagtttttaaaaaaaactgctttagaaaaaactgaaaaatattttctaaaacaatgtttttgtaaaaactgaaaaaaaactaaaaagcaattttctaaagcaatgtttttgtaaaaactgaaaaagtaaatatttacttttttcagtttttagttaaaaatatttcagtttttttcagtttttaattgctttacagtttttttttttttttttcagtttttacaaaaatattgttttagaaaatattttttagtttttttaaagtagtttttttgtaaaaactgaaaaaaaatatattttcgtattttttcagtttttagtaaaaatttatttttagttttttccagtttttacaaaaaaaatttatttttcaggtttgggtaatgagtctttttaattaattaggagatatttagaattgatcaacaagacgatgacacgtgtccctccattTAAATAAGGGGTATATTTAAACCCAAAGTATAACTgaaggggtatagataacccaatagtataacaaggggtatttttagaccattttcgaaagtaaaAGGGTATATTTTTGCCGTTATCGTAATGACTAAGCACGTCTCACTGCTCAAAGATTGCTGCTGAATGACAGCTTAAAAATATCTACACTATTTGCTGAAAAAATGATCCATAAAACCATCAAATAACATACATGAATGAGAATAAAAATATCTACACTATCAATAGAGATTGACCTTAAATAATATAATGGGAGAAAAACACTTTTAACTCTGTTGTGAAGGTGGATAGTACTACAAAGAAAAGTAAGACTGCTAATTTGAAACAGAGGACATATAATATCATTGCTCTTGAGGAACTAAGAATAATATTTCATCTAATAAAGATATCAATCGATATTAGACTAAATGTTAATGTATCGAATTACAAACAAATTGATGAGGAGACTCCAGTATGCACCACCGGATCTGAAGGCCCCAAGTCCACTGTACGCAAACCAACTCCAAAATGCATTATTTTGCAATAACAGAACAAAAAAGATCTCCTATACCCTCCCCTCTCctacccctccccctcccccagtATATCTCGAAGAAATCCCAAATATTCAAAAGAATGAAAGGCTTACCAGACATTTCTGGTATTCTGAGGTGCGGCTGACATGGTAAAAGCTCAAATCAGCCTAAGACGTACTGCACGTTAGATGCATCTCGTCAATAAAAAAGGTGCAAATCGGATTATTTGCTCTGCTTAAAATGTAGAAACTAAATTTGGAAGCACACCATATAATTTCTGCAACTTAGTGTTGAGTTTCCGAGTTCTGGTTTGGGATCATCTTCGAACTCTCACTAAAGATCGGGTATTTCCCTGGACCATCCCTCTTACCAAGATCAGGTCTTCTAGCTTGGGGATTAGCCATATGTAAACCTCTAGGATCTGAAGCACTAGAGTTCCTTCCAGAATTAGACTGCTCACTTTTCTTGTACCTATTTTCTGTAGCAACATTGCTCTCCTTGCTAGGAGTCCTGTCTGCTGGTGCAGAGCTAAAAATACCAAAACCAGAGGATGGAGAACTTCGAACACCAGAATGAGAAGGATGTTGCTCCGGAGACCCATTAAGAGGAGACTTCCTCAGCAACTGAGATTCACTGTCTCTAGTATGTGACAAGCTACTCCTATCCAGTGGCAGTTGCCTTCCTATATCAGATAGGCTGTCCGCTGTCATTGTGCTCCTTGAACTTGGGGTGCTACTAGGAGCTGATTTGGTAGGTATGGATGAGTTTCTAGGGTCTCTTCGATACCTATTTTCTTCCCCTGATGGAGCCTGCACTGTGTTCCCTGATTCTCTTCTGAAACTACTTTGCCCTCCAAATGAAGGCCCAGCTGCTCCAGTTCGAGAAGAATCACGTGCAAAATCTGAAGAAACATTTGTAAAACTTGGAGTTCTAGCACCTACATTTTCGCCCTCCACAAAATCAAAAACCTTCCTGGAATCGCCTTTTGCACCAGATACTCTCCAGTCTGATCTCTTGTCATCCACATCTTCATCAGTCATTTCTTCTTGACAGCTATCATCATCACTTTCAACACTAGATTCAGTACCATCACAGTTTTCATCCAATTGTAAAGAACTTTGAGATGCTGCATCCTCTTCAAAACTGGCAGTTTTGCATTCTTTTGACACTTTCTTTCCTGAACCCTTCTTTGATGGACCGAACTTAACATGCCTGACAACAATATACGCCTGCTTTTTCTCCACTCTTGGTCCACTTTCAATATAGGCAACATCTTCAATCTAAAGAAAACAACACCCATCCAAGGCACAgagcttaaataataaaataacaattaaCAATAGCTTCAAACAGGATGCTACCAACAGAATAGCAGCATATCTTACCAGAGGAGAGAAACGTGATAACACTGCTCCCAAATCCTCTCCTTCATTGCCCATGGACATGGCTGTACACTGTTCAGGAACACAAAAGATCATAACTGATTATATTTGACAAAAAGATAACCAAACATACATTCTCATGCAACCAACATTATCTGCTTTACCAAAAACATTGCAGACAAAAAATCCTCAAGAAATCAACGTcacatttttataaaaaaaacatgAAGTTGCTACCAAAATACCCTGTCCAaagctccaaaaaaaaaaaaaaaaaaaaacctgtCCAAAGCTGGTTTAGACTTCTCACAAAGTAACAAAGAATTTTATCGAACTTTCTTGAAGCCAAGCTTCAGGTAAACAACAGAAGACCCATTCAAGTTGCTTATTATGCACCCTAGTTTTCCAAACATGCATGTGACAGTGGACTGGCTCAACTCCATAATAATCAAGTGTCACAGAAGATATCAAATAGAAAAAACTCAAAAAGTAGTGAAAACCAGCATCTACCTAAAATTTTCCACGCttgctcttttttttgttttgcgtTAAAATTGATCATTCAAATAGAGACCATTTTAAGTTTTTTGATAACCGGAAAATCCCCGAGGCCAGTAGTGCATAGAAGCTCGGTGAATAATAGGCTCGTCCTtttacccttctccacttaaatatcaTGCTTTTGTCTATGGCAGTTTTCGAACTCGTGATGTGCGCCTAACCCACTAGACCGAAGCCCTACGGGCCAATAGAAAGAGCATTTTATTTGCATGCTTTTCTTAAAACAGAAGATGGCACGATGCAATGAAAAACAAATTGAGTGTAGATACATTAAGTACCTTCACCCGATAGCCACGCTCCATCATTCGTTTAACTGTATCTGCTTTAATTTTCAAGTCTTTTTTTTCCTGcaagaggagagagagagagagagagagagagagagagagagagagagagagagagagagagagagagagagattcaaCCCCACAATTGATTTCAAGGCATCATAAAAGTAAGGACTGCAAAATTTCAAACAATTGTCAATTATATGGTGCGCTTCCATGGTTAAAGGTGGATATCATTTTAAAGTTtcttcttttcaagtataataaaCAGCTATCAGAACGAATCACTTAGTCATTGGCAAATAGTCCGTGCAACAGCAAAAAATGAAGGCATCTGATTCAATCTGAAACCTGATAAGAAACCGACTCTCAAACCTATCTAACAGATGATTATCATATGCTCCTTTAAGGATCTGGTATCTCATTTATAAGAAAAAGCACCATCCATAGTAGTCATAAGAACTCCACTgatatcaaaataccaaattttgtgCAGAGCTTCACGAAAGGCTAAGTTCTATTGTATTGTGATCATACGCAAGGCACCGGATCTGATACGTCATGGGAATGCTATAACGGAGAAAAACAAGG
It encodes the following:
- the LOC107812250 gene encoding uncharacterized protein LOC107812250 — translated: MAFWCRVNNSKIKTLSIHLKRSYFQCQGSNSFIANASSHTSVRILSNPSLTIQKSPFEFAQSVRFFAAPVQVKTRKEEKDSSGPRLNHEIKADFVRLVGDEGHRVVSIREAWELARSLNLDLVEVSRNAKPPVCKIMDYHKEKYQQQLKDNAKKSKSELTLKKGDCKEVRFVGKIEKKDLKIKADTVKRMMERGYRVKCTAMSMGNEGEDLGAVLSRFSPLIEDVAYIESGPRVEKKQAYIVVRHVKFGPSKKGSGKKVSKECKTASFEEDAASQSSLQLDENCDGTESSVESDDDSCQEEMTDEDVDDKRSDWRVSGAKGDSRKVFDFVEGENVGARTPSFTNVSSDFARDSSRTGAAGPSFGGQSSFRRESGNTVQAPSGEENRYRRDPRNSSIPTKSAPSSTPSSRSTMTADSLSDIGRQLPLDRSSLSHTRDSESQLLRKSPLNGSPEQHPSHSGVRSSPSSGFGIFSSAPADRTPSKESNVATENRYKKSEQSNSGRNSSASDPRGLHMANPQARRPDLGKRDGPGKYPIFSESSKMIPNQNSETQH